GAGCCTGGTTGGGACGCGGTGGGCGCCGTCCTGAGCGCACCGCGGCGACCGCGTCGGCGAACGGTCCGCCCGACTTGTAGCGCATCCCCGGGTTCTTCACCAGGGTGATCTCGATCAGCTCGCGGACGTTCGGCGGCAGATCAGCCGGCAGCGGCGGGGGAGTCTCCTTGATGTGCTTCATCGCCACCGTCAACGCCCCGTCACCGGTGAACGGGCGCTTACCCGAAACCGATTCGTAGCCAACGACTCCCAACGAATACACGTCGCTGGCCGCGGTGGCGTCATGGCCGAGCGCCTGCTCGGGCGCGATGTACTGGGCGGTGCCCATCACCATGCCGGTCTGGGTCACCGGGGCGGCGTCGACGGCCTTGGCGATGCCGAAGTCGGTGAGCTTCACCTGGCCCGTCGGGGTGATCAGGATGTTGCCGGGTTTGACGTCGCGGTGCACCAGCCCCGCGGTGTGGGCAACCTGCAGTGCCCGCCCGGTCTGCTCGAGCATGTCCAGCGCGTGGCGCAGCGACAACCGGCCGGTGCGCTTGAGCACCGAGTTCAACGGCTCACCGTTGATCAACTCCATGACGAGGTAGGCGGTGCGGCCCTCACCGTCGAGCTCGGTCTCGCCGTAGTCGTACACGCTGGCGATCCCGGGGTGGTTGAGCATCGCCACGGTGCGGGCCTCGGCCCGGAACCGCTCGACGAACTCGGCATCGGTCGAAAACTCGGCCTTGAGCACCTTGACCGCGACGCGTCGGCCCAGCCGTGAGTCGACGGCCTCCCAGACCTGACCCATGCCGCCGGTGGCGATCAGGCGCTGCAGCCGGTACCGCCCGGACAGCGTGACTCCAACCCGGGGACTCATGAATCCTCCCGCAGCGCCGCGGCGATCGTGGCGCGTCCGATCGGGGCGGCGAGTGCGCCGCCGGTGGCCGACAACCGGTCCCCGCCGTCCTCGATCAGCACCGAGACCGCGACCTTGGGGTCGGAGGCCGGTGCGAATGCGATGTACCAGGCATGCGGCGGAGTGTTCCGGGGGTCGGTCCCGTGCTCTGCCGTACCGGTCTTAGAAGCGATCTGCACGCCGGCGATGGCTCCCTTCTGCTGAGTCACCTGCTCGGCGGCGACCATCAAGTCCGTAAGTGTAGCTGCGACCTGGGGTGACACCGCCCGGCGCTCTTGGGCGGGCGCGGTGGTGGCGATCGTCGTCAGGTCGGGTCCTTTTAGGCTATCCACAAGATACGGGCGCATCGAGATCCCGTCATTGGCGACGGTCGCGGCCACCTGCGCATTCTGCAGCGGAGTCAGGGCCACATCGCGCTGCCCGATGCTGGACATGCCCAGCGCAGCGGCATCCGAGATGGGGCCGGTGGTGGACTCGGCGACCTGCAGCGGGATCGTGGGTGGCGGGGAGTCGAGACCGAACGCCTGCGCCGTCGACTTCAGCTTGTCGGCGCCGGTGTCCAGGCCGAGCTGGACGAAGGCGGTGTTGCACGAACGGGCGAACGCCTCGCGCAGCGAGGCGGTGGGCCCACCCCCGCACGAGGCCCCACCGAAGTTCTCCAGCGTCGCGGTGCTGTCGGGCAGCGGGATCCGCGGGGCCGCCGTCAACTGGGTGTCCGGGGTGGCGCCGGCCTGAAGGGCGGCGGCGGTGGTGATCACCTTGAACGTCGAACCCGGCGGGTAGGTCTCCGAGATGGCGCGGTTGAGCAACGGGGACTGTGCGTCGTCGCGCAATCGCTGCCAGGCCTCGCTCTGGGCGTTGAGATCGTGGGTGGCCAGCAGGTTGGGGTCATACGACGGTGACGACGCCATCGCCAGGATCTTTCCGGTGGAAGGCTCCAGGGCCACCACCGAACCCTTGCACGGGCCGTCGCAGCCGCGCTGCAGCGCATCCCAGGCGGCCTGCTGCACCTCGGGCTTGATCGTGGTGTCGACGTTGCCGCCGCGCGGGTCACGGCCGGTGAAGAAATCGGCCAGCCTGCGGCCGAACAGCCGCTCGTCGGAGCC
The genomic region above belongs to Mycolicibacterium sp. HK-90 and contains:
- a CDS encoding protein kinase, with translation MSPRVGVTLSGRYRLQRLIATGGMGQVWEAVDSRLGRRVAVKVLKAEFSTDAEFVERFRAEARTVAMLNHPGIASVYDYGETELDGEGRTAYLVMELINGEPLNSVLKRTGRLSLRHALDMLEQTGRALQVAHTAGLVHRDVKPGNILITPTGQVKLTDFGIAKAVDAAPVTQTGMVMGTAQYIAPEQALGHDATAASDVYSLGVVGYESVSGKRPFTGDGALTVAMKHIKETPPPLPADLPPNVRELIEITLVKNPGMRYKSGGPFADAVAAVRSGRRPPRPNQAPTLGRAAPAAVPSAAQARAAADLTGRAPVTATRARPTTSAHRSAPPARRTFSSGQRALLWAAGVLGALAIVIAILIVLNAQDRKDQQQTPPPTVTDTVTETTPYQTPAALPDLAFHVIVPEAAGAMAQVVPKAPEQILR
- the pbpA gene encoding D,D-transpeptidase PbpA, with the translated sequence MNTSLRRVAVTIMVLIVLLLANATITQVFTADGLRADPRNQRVLLDEYSRQRGQITAGGQLLAYSIATDGRFRFLRTYPNPEAYAPVTGFYSLGYSSTGLERAEDTILNGSDERLFGRRLADFFTGRDPRGGNVDTTIKPEVQQAAWDALQRGCDGPCKGSVVALEPSTGKILAMASSPSYDPNLLATHDLNAQSEAWQRLRDDAQSPLLNRAISETYPPGSTFKVITTAAALQAGATPDTQLTAAPRIPLPDSTATLENFGGASCGGGPTASLREAFARSCNTAFVQLGLDTGADKLKSTAQAFGLDSPPPTIPLQVAESTTGPISDAAALGMSSIGQRDVALTPLQNAQVAATVANDGISMRPYLVDSLKGPDLTTIATTAPAQERRAVSPQVAATLTDLMVAAEQVTQQKGAIAGVQIASKTGTAEHGTDPRNTPPHAWYIAFAPASDPKVAVSVLIEDGGDRLSATGGALAAPIGRATIAAALREDS